One part of the Sciurus carolinensis chromosome 6, mSciCar1.2, whole genome shotgun sequence genome encodes these proteins:
- the Srek1 gene encoding splicing regulatory glutamine/lysine-rich protein 1 isoform X3: MTSLMPGAGLLPIPTPNPLTTLGVSLSSLGAIPAAALDPNIATLGEIPQPPLMGNVDPSKIDEIRRTVYVGNLNSQTTTADQLLEFFKQVGEVKFVRMAGDETQPTRFAFVEFADQNSVPRALAFNGVMFGDRPLKINHSNNAIVKPPEMTPQAAAKELEEVMKRVREAQSFISAAIEPESGKSNERKGGRSRSHTRSKSRSSSKSHSRRKRSQSKHRSRSHNRSRSRQKERRRSKSPHKKRSKSRERRKSRSRSRSRDKRKDTREKIKEKERVKEKDREKEREKEREREKEREKEKERGKNKDRDKEREKDREKDKEKEKEREREKEHEKERDKEKEKDQDKEKERDKDRSKELDEKRKKDKKSRTPPRSYNASRRSRSSSRERRRRRSRSSSRSPRTSKNIKRKSSRSPSPRSRNKKDKKREKERDHISERRERERSTSTRKSSNDRDGKEKLEKNSTSVKEKEHNKEPDSSVVKEVDDKDVPRTEENKVQQNGNCQPNEENLSTKTEAV, translated from the exons ATGACAAGTCTGATGCCTGGTGCAGGATTGCTTCCCATACCAACTCCTAATCCCTTGACTACT CTTGGTGTTTCACTTAGCAGTTTGGGAGCTATACCAGCAGCTGCACTAGACCCCAATATTGCAACACTTGGAGAGATACCACAGCCACCACTTATGGGAAATGTAGATCCTTCCAAAATTGATGAAATTAGGAGAACAGTCTATGTTGGAAATTTGAATTCCCAG ACAACAACAGCTGATCAActacttgaattttttaaacaagttGGAGAAGTGAAGTTTGTGCGGATGGCAGGTGATGAGACTCAGCCAACTCGGTTTGCTTTTGTGGAATTTGCAGACCAAAATTCTGTACCAAGGGCCCTTGCTTTTAATGGAGTTATGTTTGGAGACAGGCCACTGAA aataaaTCACTCCAACAATGCAATAGTAAAACCCCCTGAGATGACACCTCAGGCTGCAGCTAAGGAGTTAGAAGAAGTAATGAAGCGAGTACGAGAGGCTCAGTCATTTATCTCAGCAGCTATTGAACCAG AGTCTGGAAAGAGCAATGAAAGAAAAGGCGGTCGATCTCGTTCCCACACTCGCTCAAAGTCCAGGTCTAGCTCAAAATCCCATTCTAGAAGGAAAAGatcacagtcaaaacacag GAGTAGATCCCATAACAGATCTCGttcaagacagaaagagagacGTAGATCTAAGAGCCCACATAAAAAACGCTCTAAATCAAGGGAGAGACGGAAGTCAAGGAGTCGTTCACGTTCTCG GGACAAGAGGAAAGATACTCGAGAAAAgatcaaggaaaaggaaagagtaaaagagaaagatagagaaaaggaaagggaaaaagagagagaaagggaaaaggaacgtgaaaaagaaaaggaacggGGCAAAAACAAAGACCGGGATAAAGAACGAGAAAAGGACCgggaaaaggacaaagaaaaggaaaaagagagagagcgagaaaAAGAGCATGAAAAGGAGCgagacaaagagaaggaaaaggaccaGGACAAAGAGAAAGAACGAGACAAGGACAGATCCAAAGAAttagatgaaaaaagaaagaaggataaaAAATCCCGAACACCACCCAGAAGTTATAATGCTTCAAGAAGGTCTCGGAGTTCCAGCAG GGAAAGGCgtaggaggaggagcaggagttCTTCCAGATCACCAAGAAcgtcaaaaaacataaaaaggaagtCTTCTAGGTCTCCATCACCTAGGAG cagaaataagaaagataaaaagagagaaaaagaaagggaccaCATCagtgaaagaagagagagagagcgttCAACCTCCACAAGAAAGAGTTCTAATGATAGAGATGGAAAGGAGAAGCTGGAGAAGAATAGTACTTCAGTTAAA GAGAAGGAGCACAATAAAGAGCCAGATTCAAGTGTGGTCAAAGAAGTAGATGATAAGGACGTACCAAGGACTGAGGAAAACAAAGTACAGCAAAATGGGAATTGTCAACCAAATGAAGAAAACCTCTCTACCAAAACAGAAGCAGTATAG